The Anas acuta chromosome 2, bAnaAcu1.1, whole genome shotgun sequence genome contains a region encoding:
- the NEUROD6 gene encoding neurogenic differentiation factor 6 — MLTLPFDESVVMPESQMCRKFSRESDDQKQMKNPESFSKQIVLRGKNIKRSPGEDTEKEEEEEEREEEDENGLPRRRGLRKKKTSKIRMERIKFRRQEANARERNRMHGLNDALDNLRKVVPCYSKTQKLSKIETLRLAKNYIWALSEILRIGKRPDLLTFVQNLCKGLSQPTTNLVAGCLQLNARSFLMGQAGEGAHHARSPYSTFYPPYHSPELGTPPGHGTLDNSKSMKPYNYCSAYESFYESTSPECASPQFEGPLSPPPINYNGIFSLKQEESLDYGKNYNYGMHYCAVPPRGPLGQSSMFRLPTESHFPYDLHLRSQSLTMQDELNAVFHN, encoded by the coding sequence ATGCTAACACTACCGTTTGATGAGTCTGTTGTAATGCCAGAATCCCAGATGTGCAGAAAGTTTTCCAGAGAAAGCGATGaccaaaagcaaatgaagaacCCAGAAAGCTTTTCGAAGCAGATTGTACTCCGAGGAAAGAATATTAAAAGATCTCCTGGAGAAGAcacagagaaagaggaggaagaggaagagagggaagaggaggatgagaaCGGCTTGCCCAGGCGAAGGGGTCTTcggaaaaaaaagacaagcaagATCAGGATGGAAAGGATCAAATTCAGGCGACAAGAAGCCAACGCGAGAGAGAGGAACCGGATGCACGGCCTTAACGATGCCCTGGACAATTTAAGGAAAGTAGTCCCTTGTTACtctaaaacacaaaaactgtCTAAAATAGAAACCTTAAGACTAGCCAAGAACTACATTTGGGCTCTTTCCGAAATCCTGCGAATTGGCAAGAGGCCTGACCTGCTCACCTTCGTCCAAAACTTGTGCAAGGGTCTGTCCCAGCCAACAACAAACTTGGTGGCGGGATGCCTGCAGCTGAATGCCCGAAGCTTTCTGATGGGCCAGGCGGGTGAAGGCGCCCATCACGCCCGCTCACCCTACTCTACCTTCTACCCCCCCTACCACAGCCCCGAGCTCGGCACCCCCCCAGGGCATGGGACTCTTGACAACTCCAAGTCCATGAAACCGTACAACTACTGCAGCGCGTACGAGTCCTTCTATGAGAGCACTTCCCCCGAGTGTGCCAGCCCACAGTTTGAAGGTCCCTTAAGTCCTCCCCCAATTAACTATAATGGGATATTTTCCCTGAAGCAAGAAGAAAGCTTGGACTATGGCAAAAATTACAATTACGGCATGCATTACTGTGCAGTGCCACCCAGGGGTCCCCTTGGGCAGAGCTCTATGTTCAGGTTGCCTACAGAGAGCCACTTCCCTTACGACTTACATCTGCGCAGCCAGTCTCTCACCATGCAAGATGaattaaatgcagtttttcataattaa